The Streptomyces sp. NBC_01298 genome contains the following window.
GGGCCCAGTGGCTCCGGCTGGCCAAGACCGAGCTGAGCGCCGCCCAGAAGCAGAAGTACCCGCACCTGGCCGCGTACGCCGCCTACACGATCGACCCGCGCGACCGCGACCGCGTCCGCGAAGCCCTGCGCGGCCAGCTCGTCGCCAGTGCCCGCGCCGCCAACGGCGCCGTCCTCGCCGCCACCGGGGTCCAGCTCGCCGGGGTCCTCGACGACCTCTACGCGACCACTGCCGGCCTCGGCCCGGTGTTCAAGGACGGCCGCCCCACTCTCTCCGTGTGGGCCCCGACCGCCCAGCAGGTCGCCCTCGAACTCGACGGCGGCCGCACCGTCCCCATGCGCCGCGACGACGCCACCGGCGTCTGGTCGGTGCGCGGCGACCGCGACTGGACCGGCAAGCGCTACCGCTACGCCGTCACCGTCTGGGCCCCGAGCACCGGACAGGTGGTCCGCAACCTCGTCACCGACCCGTACTCCACCGCCCTGACCACGGACTCCGCGTACAGCCTGGCCGTGGACCTCGCCGATCCGAAGCTCGCCCCGGCCGGCTGGCGCGAACTGAAGAAGCCCGCGCCCGTCCCCTTCACCTCCGCGCAGATCCAGGAACTGCACGTCCGCGACTTCTCGGTCGCCGACCGCACCACCACCCACCCCGGCCAGTACCTGGCCTTCACGGACACCGCCTCGGCGGGCATGCGCCACCTGCGCGACCTGGCCGCCGCCGGCACCTCGTACGTCCACCTCCTGCCCGCCTTCGACATCGGCACCATCCCCGAGAAGCCCGGGGACCGCACCGAACCCGCCTGCGACCTGAAGGTCTACGCCCCCGACTCCGAGGAGCAGCAGGCCTGCGTGGCCGCCGCGGCCGCGAAGGACGCGTACAACTGGGGCTACGACCCGCTGCACTACACCGTCCCCGAGGGCTCCTACGCGAGCGACCCGAACGGCACGGCCCGCACGGTGGAGTTCCGCCGCATGGTGCAGTCCCTGAACGGCGCGGGCCTGCGCACGGTCATGGACGTGGTCTACAACCACACGGTGGCCGCCGGCCAGTCCGACAAGTCGGTGCTCGACCGCATCGTCCCCGGCTACTACCAGCGGCTGCTGGCCGACGGCTCCGCCGCCACCTCCACCTGCTGCGCCAACACCGCCCCCGAGAACGCCATGATGGGCCGCCTCGTCGTGGACTCGGTGGTCACCTGGGCCAAGCAGTACAAGGTCGACGGCTTCCGCTTCGACCTCATGGGCCACCACCCGAAGGCCAACATCCTGGCCGTGCGCGCGGCCCTCGACGCGCTGACCCCCGCCAAGGACGGGGTCGACGGCAAGAAGGTCGTCCTCTACGGCGAGGGCTGGAACTTCGGCGAGGTCGCGAACGACGCCCGGTTCGTGCAGGCCACGCAGCAGAACATGGCCGGCACCGGCATCGCCACCTTCTCCGACCGGGCCCGCGACGCGGTCCGCGGCGGCGGCCCCTTCGACGAGGACCCGCGCGTCCAGGGCTTCGCCTCCGGCCTGTTCACCGCGCCCAACGCCTCCCCGGCGAACGGCACCGCGGAGCAGCAGCGCGCCCGGCTCCTCCACGACCAGGACCTGATCAAGGTCGGGCTGACCGGCAACCTCGCCGGGTACGCCTTCACGGACTCCGCCGGCCGTACGGTCAAGGGCTCCGAGGTGGACTACAACGGGGCCCCGGCCGGGTACGCGGCGGCCCCCGGCGACGCCCTCGCGTACGTCGACGCCCACGACAACGAGACGCTCTTCGACGCCCTGGCCTTCAAGCTCCCGGAAGGCACCTCCACCGCCGACCGCTCCCGCGCCCAGGTGCTGGCGATGTCCGTCGCCGCCCTCTCGCAGGGCCCGGCCCTCTCCCAGGCGGGCACCGACCTGCTCCGCTCCAAGTCCCTGGACCGCAACTCCTACGACAGCGGGGACTGGTTCAACGCCATCCACTGGGACTGCGCGGACGGCAACGGCTTCGGCCGCGGCCTGCCCCCGGCGGCCGACAACCGTCCGAAGTGGACCTACGCGAAGCCCCTGCTGGCAGCGCCCGCACCCGGCTGCGCGGAGATCGGCGGCGCCTCGTCCGCGTACCGGGACCTGCTGAAGATCCGTACGACGGAACCGGCCTTCGCCCTCACCACCGCCGACGCGGTCCAGGCGAAGCTGGCCTTCCCCCTCTCGGGGCCCGAGGAGACCCCGGGTGTGATCACGATGGCCCTGGGCGACCTGGTGGTGGTGTTCAACGCCGCCCCCACCGCGCTGACCCAGCGGGTCCCGGCGCTCGCGGGCACGGCGTACGCCCTGCACCCGGTCCAGGCCTCCGGCGCGGACCCGGTGGTCCGGCGGGCGGCGTACGACGAGGCGAAGGGGGAGTTCGCCGTCCCGGCCCGCACGGCGGCGGTCTTCAAGCGGGGGTGACGACCCGGGGGCGGGTCAGGCGGGGTTGACCAGAGTGAGCTGGTCCAGCCGCTTCTCCAGCAGGATCACCCCGTACACCCGCCCGTCCTTGCCCTCCTTGTGGGGGAACTCCCCGACCACCCGGTAGCCCGCGGACTGGTAGTACGCGAGCAGCCGGGGGTTGGTGGAGACGCAGTCCAGCCGCGCCCGTTCGCGGCCGGTCCTGGCGATGCGCCGCTCGAAGTGTTCGAGTAGCCGCCGGCCGGCCCCGGCGGGCGCGGCTTCGCGTTGGACCATGAGGCGGTGCACGTAGCCGGCCACGGGCGGCTGGATGCCCCAGGCCTCCTCGTCGGACCACCACAGCTCGTACGCCCCGACGGCGTGCCCGTTGCCGTCCGAGGCGAGCCACACCTCGCCCTCGCGCATGATCGCCCGGAAGTGCGCGGGGTCCTTCTCCCCGGGCTTCCACTGCTCGATCCCGTGCGCGGCCATCCAGCGTGCGGCCTGGTCGTACAGCGCCACCAGCGTGCCGGCGTCCTTCTCCTCGGCCTGCCGGAACACGATCCCGTCGTCAATGATCACGCGGGCATTATTGCGCTATTCGATCAAGAGCCGCTGATCAACGCGGACCGGGCACCGAGGGGACGGATCCCGAGGGGCCGGACCCCGTGGGGACGAGGGCCACCAGCCGCCCCACCAGCTCCCCGAACGGTCCGTCGGCCGGCTCGTCCACGAGGATCCGTACGAGGATCCCCGCCATCTCCTTGTCGTAGGCGGCGCTCACCGCGGCCAGCGCCGCGAAATCGTGCACCAGCTGCAACTCCAGCTCGGCGCGCGGGATCCGCCGGCCGTCCAGCCAGATCAGCGCCGTCGACTCGGCCAGCGACACCCACGAGCGCACCACGAGTTCCAGCCGCGCGGGCGGAGCCTGCCGGTCGACGCCCAGGTGCGAGAGGATCTGCTCGTACGCCGCCTGGCGGACCTCGTCGATCATCGCGTTGGCCCGGCTGCTGCCGACCGCCGGACCGCCCCGCATCAGCGCCGAGAATCCGGGCCCGTGCTCGTCGACGAAGGCGAAGAACCGCCCCATGACCCGGAGCAACCGCGCCCCGAGCGGCCCCTCCTGGGGCTCCACGAACCGCAGCGCGAGCTCGTCGGCCGCCCGCCGCAGCGCGGCCTCGTAGAGGCTCAGCTTGCCGGGAAAGTAGTGGTAGACCAGCGGCCGCGATATCCCCGCGGCCGCCGCGATCTCGTCGATGGACACATCGTCGGGCGACCGGTGGCTGAACAGCTCCAGCGCCACCCCGATCAGCTGCTGTCGCCGCTCCTCGACACCCATCCTGCGCCGCACCCCGGTTGTCATGCGGACACCCTACTGCGCCCCTCCGCGGGGGCCCCCTACAGGTCGAGGACCAGGCGGTCCGAGGCCGCGCGGGACACGCACAGCAGCATGGAGTCCTCGCGTTCGCCGTCCGTGAGGAGGGTGTCACGGTGGTCGATGTCCCCGGCCAGCACCCGGTGTTGGCAGGTGCCGCAGAAGCCCTGCTCGCAGGAGTACGGGGTGTTGGGGAGCTCCCGGCGCACGGCGGTCAGGGCGGATTCCGTCGCCGCCACCTCCACGACCCGGCCCGAGCGGTGCAGTTCCACGGTGAAGGGCTTCGCGTCCCCGCCCGCGGCCGCCGGAGCGAACCGCTCCAGGTGGACCGGGACGCCCGCGGGCGCGGCCGCCTCGACCGCCGCCATCAGCGGGGCCGGGCCGCAGCAGTACACCAGGGTGTCCGGGCCGAGCGAGGCGCCGAGCGCGCCCAGGTCGGGGAGGCCCGCCTCGTCCTCGGGGACGACCGTGACCCGGTCCCCGTACCGGGCGAGTTCGGCCAGGAAGGGCATCGAGGCCCGCGAGCGGCCCCCGTAGAGCAGGGTCCAGTCCGCGCCCGCCGCCGTGGCCGCCCGGAGCATCGGGAGGATGGGGGTGATGCCGATCCCGCCCGCGACGAACGCGTACGACGGGGCCGGGACCAGCGGGAAGCGGTTGCGCGGCGGGCGGACCGGGAGCTCCGCCCCCTCCACCAGCTGGGCGTGCGCCTCGCGCGAGCCGCCGCGGCCGTCCGGTACGAGCCGGACCGCGATCGTGAGGCGGCCCCGGTCGGCGGGGTCGCCGCACAGGGAGTACTGGCGCACCAGTCCGGAGGGGAGCTGCACGTCCAGGTGTGCGCCCGGGGCCCACTCCGGGAGTTCCGCCGATTCCAGCGTCAGGGACAGCACCCCCTGCGCGGGCTCGGTGCGGGAGACGATCAGCGCCGGGATCCACCGGCGCGGCGAGTACCCCGAGACCGGGGTCTCCAGCGCGGGCAGCGGCCAGAGCGGCGAGCCGGAGTCGATGCGCCGGCCGATCGCCCGCTTCGCCAGCCAGGCGGCGCCCGCGAGCGCGGTCACCGTGAGGGCGCGCCTCATCGGCGGCCACCGCCGTTCGCGGTGCCGTTCGCGCTGGCGTTCGCGCCGCCGGGGAGACCGCCGTTGGCGCCGGGGGAGGAGGCCAGGTAGGCGACGGCCTGCGCCGTGGAGCCCTCCTGCGAGGGGTGGTAGGTGCGCGAGAGGTACGTCGGTATCGACCTCAGCATCGCGCCCGTGGACGGCAGGGTCCCCTTGCGGCCCGAGCGGTAGAACTGGCCCACCGAGGCCTTGGACCCGGGCGGGAGGCCGGGATCGTGCTCCATGAAGTAGCGCGATCCGCGCTGCCACAGGAAGACCAGCGCCGTGAAGGCCGTGGCCCAGGTGCGCGCCCGGCGGCGGTAGTTGCCGTCC
Protein-coding sequences here:
- a CDS encoding PDR/VanB family oxidoreductase, with translation MRRALTVTALAGAAWLAKRAIGRRIDSGSPLWPLPALETPVSGYSPRRWIPALIVSRTEPAQGVLSLTLESAELPEWAPGAHLDVQLPSGLVRQYSLCGDPADRGRLTIAVRLVPDGRGGSREAHAQLVEGAELPVRPPRNRFPLVPAPSYAFVAGGIGITPILPMLRAATAAGADWTLLYGGRSRASMPFLAELARYGDRVTVVPEDEAGLPDLGALGASLGPDTLVYCCGPAPLMAAVEAAAPAGVPVHLERFAPAAAGGDAKPFTVELHRSGRVVEVAATESALTAVRRELPNTPYSCEQGFCGTCQHRVLAGDIDHRDTLLTDGEREDSMLLCVSRAASDRLVLDL
- a CDS encoding TetR/AcrR family transcriptional regulator; this encodes MTTGVRRRMGVEERRQQLIGVALELFSHRSPDDVSIDEIAAAAGISRPLVYHYFPGKLSLYEAALRRAADELALRFVEPQEGPLGARLLRVMGRFFAFVDEHGPGFSALMRGGPAVGSSRANAMIDEVRQAAYEQILSHLGVDRQAPPARLELVVRSWVSLAESTALIWLDGRRIPRAELELQLVHDFAALAAVSAAYDKEMAGILVRILVDEPADGPFGELVGRLVALVPTGSGPSGSVPSVPGPR
- a CDS encoding GNAT family N-acetyltransferase, producing MIIDDGIVFRQAEEKDAGTLVALYDQAARWMAAHGIEQWKPGEKDPAHFRAIMREGEVWLASDGNGHAVGAYELWWSDEEAWGIQPPVAGYVHRLMVQREAAPAGAGRRLLEHFERRIARTGRERARLDCVSTNPRLLAYYQSAGYRVVGEFPHKEGKDGRVYGVILLEKRLDQLTLVNPA